From Streptomyces sp. NBC_00775, one genomic window encodes:
- a CDS encoding translation factor GTPase family protein → MHMLNLGILAHVDAGKTSLTERLLHTVGVIDEIGSVDDGNTQTDSLALERQRGITIKSAVVSFAIDDVAVNLIDTPGHPDFIAEVERVLSVLDGAVLVVSAVEGVQAQTRVLMRTLQRLRIPTLVFVNKIDRGGAQYERVLESIAARLTPAIVPMGEVAGPGARDAHFTLFDDARLQAPLLDLLAEHDDDLLAAYVEGRVSRERLRTALARQTGEALVHPVYFGSAMTGAGITELISGIKELLPPAEDDAGGPVSGTVFKVERGPAGEKIAYARMFSGTLRTRDRLAFREGEEGKVTAISVFDQGAAVRDGAVAAGRIGKLWGLGDIRIGDTIGVPRTSRADGHGAEEHYFSPPTLETVVAPCRTADKGALHLALTQLAEQDPLINLRQDEVRKETSVSLYGEVQKEVIQATLADEFGIDVMFRETTPLCIERPVGTGTAVEFNKKDPNPFLATVGLRIDPAPVESGVEFRLEVELGAMPYAFFKAVEDTVKETLEQGIHGWRVTDCTVTMTHSGYSPRQSHAHQGFDKSMSSTGADFRGLTPLVLMSALREAGSQVYEPMHRFRLEAPADTLAAVLPVLAKQRAVPQTTQMRGASCVLEGVVPVARLHELEQQLPGLTRGEGELDCAFDHYAPVVRDTVPDRPRTDLNPLDRKEYLLNVTRRVGG, encoded by the coding sequence GTGCATATGCTCAACCTGGGAATTCTGGCGCACGTAGACGCCGGTAAGACAAGCCTGACCGAGCGGCTGCTGCACACGGTCGGGGTCATCGACGAGATCGGCAGCGTCGACGACGGAAACACCCAGACCGATTCCCTCGCGCTGGAACGACAGCGCGGTATCACGATCAAATCAGCCGTCGTCTCCTTCGCGATCGACGACGTCGCCGTCAATCTGATCGACACCCCCGGCCACCCGGACTTCATCGCCGAGGTGGAGCGCGTGCTCAGCGTGCTCGACGGGGCCGTGCTCGTCGTCTCGGCTGTGGAGGGTGTCCAGGCGCAGACCCGGGTGCTGATGCGGACGCTCCAGCGGCTGCGGATTCCCACGCTCGTCTTCGTGAACAAGATCGACCGTGGTGGGGCGCAATACGAGCGAGTGCTGGAGAGCATCGCCGCGCGGCTGACTCCGGCGATCGTCCCGATGGGCGAGGTGGCCGGGCCGGGCGCGCGCGACGCCCACTTCACCCTGTTCGACGATGCCCGCCTCCAGGCGCCCCTCCTCGATCTGCTCGCCGAGCACGACGACGACCTGCTGGCCGCGTACGTCGAGGGCCGTGTCTCCCGCGAGCGACTCCGCACCGCCCTCGCACGGCAGACCGGGGAGGCCCTGGTGCACCCCGTGTACTTCGGCTCGGCCATGACGGGCGCGGGCATCACCGAACTGATCTCCGGGATCAAGGAGTTGCTGCCCCCGGCCGAGGACGACGCCGGCGGCCCGGTCTCGGGCACCGTCTTCAAGGTCGAGCGCGGACCCGCGGGGGAGAAGATCGCCTACGCGCGGATGTTCTCCGGGACCCTGCGCACGCGCGACCGGCTGGCCTTCCGTGAGGGTGAGGAGGGGAAGGTCACCGCGATCAGCGTCTTCGACCAGGGGGCGGCCGTCCGGGACGGAGCTGTGGCGGCGGGGCGTATCGGCAAGCTGTGGGGGCTCGGCGACATCCGCATCGGCGACACCATCGGCGTACCGCGGACATCGCGGGCGGACGGGCACGGCGCGGAGGAGCACTACTTCTCCCCGCCGACGCTCGAAACCGTCGTCGCCCCCTGCCGTACGGCCGACAAGGGCGCCCTGCATCTCGCGCTCACGCAACTCGCCGAACAGGACCCGCTGATCAATCTCCGGCAGGACGAAGTGCGCAAGGAGACCTCCGTATCGCTCTACGGCGAGGTGCAGAAGGAGGTCATCCAGGCGACGCTGGCGGACGAATTCGGTATCGACGTCATGTTCCGCGAGACGACACCCCTGTGCATCGAACGGCCCGTGGGCACCGGCACGGCGGTCGAGTTCAACAAAAAGGACCCCAATCCCTTTCTCGCGACGGTCGGACTGCGCATCGATCCGGCGCCGGTCGAGTCCGGTGTGGAATTCCGGCTGGAGGTCGAACTCGGCGCGATGCCGTACGCGTTCTTCAAGGCGGTCGAAGACACCGTGAAAGAGACGCTGGAGCAGGGAATCCATGGCTGGCGGGTCACGGACTGCACCGTCACCATGACCCATTCCGGATATTCACCCCGGCAGAGCCACGCCCATCAGGGCTTCGACAAGAGCATGTCCAGCACGGGCGCCGACTTCCGTGGCCTGACACCGCTGGTGCTGATGAGCGCGCTGCGGGAGGCGGGCAGTCAGGTGTACGAGCCGATGCACCGGTTCCGTCTGGAGGCTCCGGCGGACACGCTCGCGGCGGTGCTGCCGGTGCTGGCGAAACAGCGCGCCGTGCCGCAGACCACGCAGATGCGCGGCGCCTCCTGCGTGCTCGAGGGTGTCGTCCCGGTCGCCCGGCTCCATGAACTGGAGCAGCAGCTACCGGGGCTGACGCGAGGGGAGGGCGAGCTGGATTGCGCCTTCGACCACTACGCCCCGGTCGTCCGCGACACGGTGCCGGACCGGCCGCGGACCGACCTCAACCCGCTCGACCGGAAGGAGTACCTGCTGAACGTGACGCGACGGGTCGGTGGGTGA
- a CDS encoding (2Fe-2S)-binding protein, with the protein MTRISVKVDGTTYEDDVEPRFLLVHYLRDRLGLTGTPIGCDTSNCGACTVDLDGDSVKSCSVLAVQADGSEVTTVQGLAQDGEWHPLQTAFHERHALQCGYCTPGMIMAARDLLRENPAPTSDDVREALEGNLCRCTGYQNIVRAVLAASGQEVST; encoded by the coding sequence ATGACCCGCATATCGGTGAAGGTCGACGGCACCACATACGAGGACGACGTCGAACCCCGCTTCCTCCTGGTCCACTACCTGCGAGACCGCCTGGGCCTGACCGGCACCCCGATCGGCTGCGACACCTCCAACTGCGGGGCCTGCACGGTCGACCTCGACGGAGACAGCGTCAAGAGCTGCTCGGTCCTCGCCGTCCAGGCCGACGGGAGCGAAGTGACGACGGTCCAGGGGCTCGCCCAGGACGGCGAGTGGCATCCGCTGCAGACCGCGTTCCACGAGCGGCATGCCCTGCAGTGCGGGTACTGCACCCCAGGGATGATCATGGCCGCCCGCGATCTGCTCCGCGAGAACCCCGCCCCGACCTCTGACGACGTACGCGAAGCCCTGGAGGGCAACCTCTGCCGGTGCACCGGCTACCAGAACATCGTGCGTGCGGTCCTCGCCGCGTCCGGGCAGGAGGTCTCGACATGA
- a CDS encoding xanthine dehydrogenase family protein molybdopterin-binding subunit, translated as MTDQVTEREVGRSRPRKEDARLVTGQTNWTDNISVNGLLHLAILRSPMAHARVSRIDVAPALDRPGVVAAFSGRDLAEGLGSLPCAWPVTEDIVLPDHPPIAVDEVRYAGDPVAVVVARDRYAAADALEAVEVDYEPLPPVLDLEAALQDDSPLVHADKGTNRCYDWPLATGEDYAAARHRSDVVLRRRYVQQRLIPNAMEPRAVVVTPLAASGEYTVYSATQIPHILRIMLSMVTGVPEHKLRVIAPDVGGGFGSKLQVYGEEVLALAIAQRLGRPVKWTESRSEGYLATHHGRGMIQDIEIAANNDGKLNGLKVHLTADMGAYLMLVTPGIPILGAFMYPAIYKMDAYDFSCTGVFTNRTPTDAYRGAGRPEATYAIERIMDELAVELGLDPIELRRRNWIKHEEFPYTSIAGLTYDSGNYEAATDKALTLFGYDELRSEQQKRNERGDVVRLGIGVSTYTEMCGLAPSRVLRDLRYAAGGWEAASIRMLPTGKVEVVTGTSPHGQGHVTCWSQIAADVLGVPFDDVQVVHGDTKAAPQGMDTYGSRSLVVGGAAVHHAAQKVVEKARKVAAHLLEANEHDLEFTHGVFSVKGSPEARKSIQEIAFETFSSHDLPDGMEPTINAEHLVDPENFSYPHGTHLCAVEVDTETGRTTIRKYVCVDDVGRVINPMIVEGQVHGGVAQGIAQALYEEAVYDDEGNLVSGTMADYLVPSAADLPEFVTDRTETPATSNPLGVKGVGEAGTIASTPAVVNAIVDALRPLGVSEVAMPCTPQRVWEAIEQARSAKEVSA; from the coding sequence ATGACCGACCAGGTCACCGAACGCGAGGTAGGCCGCTCCCGGCCCCGCAAGGAGGACGCCCGCCTCGTCACAGGGCAGACCAACTGGACGGACAACATCAGCGTCAACGGGCTGCTGCACCTGGCGATCCTGCGCAGCCCGATGGCCCACGCCCGCGTCAGCCGGATCGACGTGGCGCCCGCCCTCGATCGGCCCGGCGTGGTCGCCGCGTTCAGCGGCCGTGACCTCGCCGAGGGTCTCGGCTCACTCCCCTGCGCCTGGCCGGTCACCGAGGACATCGTCCTTCCCGACCACCCGCCGATCGCGGTCGACGAGGTCCGGTACGCGGGCGATCCGGTGGCCGTGGTCGTGGCCCGCGACCGGTACGCGGCCGCCGACGCCCTGGAGGCCGTCGAGGTCGACTACGAGCCCCTGCCTCCGGTGCTCGACCTGGAGGCCGCCCTCCAGGACGACTCCCCGCTCGTCCACGCGGACAAGGGCACCAACCGCTGCTACGACTGGCCCCTGGCCACCGGCGAGGACTACGCCGCCGCACGGCACCGCTCCGATGTCGTCCTGCGCCGCCGCTACGTCCAGCAGCGGCTCATCCCCAACGCGATGGAGCCGCGCGCGGTCGTCGTGACTCCGCTGGCCGCGTCCGGCGAGTACACCGTCTACTCGGCCACCCAGATCCCGCACATCCTGCGGATCATGCTCTCCATGGTCACCGGCGTCCCCGAGCACAAACTGCGCGTGATCGCCCCCGACGTCGGCGGCGGCTTCGGCTCCAAGCTCCAGGTGTACGGCGAGGAGGTGCTGGCCCTCGCCATCGCCCAGCGGCTCGGGCGGCCGGTGAAGTGGACCGAGTCGCGCTCCGAGGGATATCTCGCCACCCATCACGGCCGGGGCATGATCCAGGACATCGAGATCGCCGCCAACAACGACGGCAAGCTGAACGGTCTCAAGGTCCACCTCACCGCCGACATGGGCGCCTATCTGATGCTCGTCACGCCGGGCATCCCGATCCTGGGCGCCTTCATGTATCCGGCGATCTACAAGATGGACGCGTACGACTTCTCCTGCACCGGCGTGTTCACGAACAGGACGCCCACGGACGCGTACCGAGGCGCCGGACGCCCCGAGGCGACGTACGCCATCGAACGGATCATGGACGAGCTGGCCGTCGAACTCGGCCTGGATCCCATCGAGTTGCGGCGTCGCAACTGGATCAAGCACGAGGAGTTCCCGTACACGTCGATCGCAGGACTCACGTACGACAGCGGCAACTACGAAGCCGCCACGGACAAGGCACTCACGCTCTTCGGCTACGACGAGCTCCGCTCCGAGCAGCAGAAGCGCAACGAGCGCGGTGACGTCGTACGCCTCGGCATCGGGGTGTCCACGTACACCGAGATGTGCGGGCTCGCGCCGAGCCGGGTGCTGCGGGATCTGCGGTACGCGGCCGGTGGCTGGGAGGCGGCGAGCATCCGCATGCTGCCGACCGGCAAGGTCGAGGTGGTCACCGGCACCAGCCCGCACGGGCAGGGGCATGTGACCTGCTGGAGCCAGATCGCCGCCGATGTACTGGGGGTGCCCTTCGACGACGTCCAGGTGGTGCACGGCGACACGAAGGCGGCACCGCAGGGCATGGACACCTACGGCTCGCGGTCGCTGGTCGTCGGCGGGGCGGCCGTCCATCACGCCGCCCAGAAGGTGGTGGAGAAGGCACGGAAGGTGGCCGCGCACCTCCTCGAAGCCAACGAGCACGACCTGGAGTTCACACACGGCGTCTTCTCCGTGAAGGGCTCGCCCGAGGCACGCAAGTCCATCCAGGAGATCGCCTTCGAGACGTTCTCCTCGCACGACCTGCCCGACGGCATGGAACCCACCATCAACGCCGAGCACCTGGTCGACCCGGAGAACTTCTCCTACCCGCACGGCACCCACCTGTGCGCCGTGGAGGTCGACACCGAGACCGGGCGGACCACCATCCGCAAGTACGTCTGTGTCGACGACGTCGGCCGTGTCATCAACCCGATGATCGTCGAGGGACAGGTGCACGGCGGGGTCGCGCAGGGCATCGCGCAGGCCCTGTACGAGGAGGCGGTGTACGACGACGAGGGCAACCTGGTGTCGGGCACGATGGCCGACTATCTCGTGCCCTCGGCCGCCGATCTGCCCGAGTTCGTGACCGACCGGACGGAGACGCCCGCCACCTCGAATCCCTTGGGCGTCAAGGGAGTCGGCGAGGCCGGGACCATCGCCTCGACGCCCGCGGTCGTCAACGCGATCGTGGACGCGCTGCGCCCGCTCGGGGTGAGCGAGGTGGCGATGCCCTGTACGCCGCAGCGCGTCTGGGAGGCCATCGAGCAGGCCCGCTCAGCGAAGGAGGTGTCGGCATGA
- a CDS encoding FAD binding domain-containing protein — MIPPAFDYARPASVDEAVRTLADAGEDAKVLAGGQSLLPLLRLRLAFPELVVDVGRIPELRGIREDEGTLIIGALTSHHDVIGDPRVRRHAGLLAAATATVADPAVRHRGTLGGSLAHADPAGDLPAVILALNATLIAEGPAGRRAIPAREFFVDYLQTALRPDELLVEVEIPTTDGWGFHYEKFQRVAQAWAVVGVAALVRRDNGQITEARIGLTNMGSTPLRAGATEEALVGASAEGVVRRAAEVAADGTHPSSDPSASPEYRAHLARVLTRRAVLSAAGMG; from the coding sequence ATGATCCCCCCGGCATTCGATTACGCCAGGCCCGCGAGCGTCGACGAGGCCGTGCGCACCCTCGCGGACGCGGGCGAGGACGCGAAGGTGCTGGCCGGCGGGCAGAGCCTGCTGCCACTGCTCCGGCTGCGGCTCGCCTTTCCCGAACTCGTCGTCGACGTCGGCCGGATCCCCGAACTGCGCGGGATCCGCGAGGACGAGGGCACGCTGATCATCGGCGCGCTGACCTCGCACCACGACGTCATCGGCGACCCCCGGGTACGCCGGCACGCCGGGCTGCTCGCGGCGGCCACGGCCACCGTCGCCGATCCCGCCGTACGCCATCGCGGCACCCTCGGCGGATCGCTCGCGCACGCCGATCCGGCCGGTGACCTGCCCGCCGTGATCCTCGCGCTCAACGCGACACTGATCGCGGAGGGACCGGCGGGGCGGCGCGCCATCCCGGCCCGCGAGTTCTTCGTGGACTATCTGCAGACCGCGCTGCGGCCGGACGAACTGCTGGTGGAGGTGGAGATCCCGACGACCGACGGCTGGGGCTTCCACTACGAGAAGTTCCAGCGGGTCGCGCAGGCCTGGGCGGTCGTCGGTGTCGCGGCGCTCGTGCGTCGCGACAACGGGCAGATCACCGAGGCACGGATCGGGCTGACGAACATGGGCTCGACACCACTGCGGGCCGGGGCGACCGAAGAGGCGCTCGTGGGCGCCTCCGCGGAGGGTGTGGTGCGGCGGGCCGCCGAGGTGGCGGCGGACGGCACGCACCCGTCGTCCGATCCATCGGCCTCGCCCGAATACCGCGCGCACCTCGCCCGAGTGCTCACGCGGCGGGCGGTCCTGTCCGCCGCCGGAATGGGGTGA
- a CDS encoding AAA family ATPase: MAMDGLSGPEEVRARLEKTGYLVDDGLAVACFLALRLHRPIFCEGDAGVGKTALASALAEATGAPLIRLQCYEGIDASQALYDWDFPRQLLHLRAAEAAGITDADRLEGELYDRRFLITRPLLQALETQPSVLLVDEVDRADDEFEAFLLELLSEYAVTIPELGTLRAESPPVVVLTSNRTREVHDALKRRCLYHWFDHPGFARELAIVRGRLPEVTARLAEQVTALVQALRAEDLLKPPGVAETIDWAEALHALGATEVDAELAVATLGSVLKYREDAERARGLDLSAILAARGV, from the coding sequence ATGGCCATGGACGGCTTGAGCGGTCCGGAGGAGGTGCGGGCCCGCCTGGAGAAGACGGGGTATCTCGTCGACGACGGGCTGGCCGTGGCCTGCTTCCTGGCGCTGCGGCTGCACCGGCCGATCTTCTGCGAGGGCGACGCGGGCGTGGGCAAGACCGCGCTCGCGTCCGCCCTCGCCGAGGCAACCGGTGCCCCGCTGATCCGGCTGCAGTGCTACGAGGGCATCGACGCGTCCCAGGCCCTGTACGACTGGGACTTCCCGCGCCAGCTCCTGCACCTGCGGGCCGCCGAGGCGGCGGGCATCACCGACGCCGACCGGCTCGAAGGGGAGCTGTACGACCGGCGGTTCCTCATCACGCGGCCCCTCCTCCAGGCTCTGGAGACCCAGCCGTCGGTGCTGCTGGTCGACGAAGTCGACCGCGCGGACGACGAGTTCGAGGCGTTCCTGCTGGAGCTGCTGTCGGAGTACGCCGTCACCATCCCCGAACTGGGCACGCTGCGGGCCGAGTCGCCGCCGGTCGTGGTCCTCACCTCCAACCGCACCCGCGAGGTGCACGACGCGCTGAAGCGACGGTGTCTGTACCACTGGTTCGACCACCCCGGGTTCGCCCGCGAACTCGCCATCGTGAGAGGGAGGTTGCCGGAGGTGACCGCCCGGCTCGCCGAGCAGGTCACCGCGCTCGTCCAGGCTCTGCGCGCCGAGGACCTGCTCAAGCCGCCCGGGGTCGCGGAGACGATCGACTGGGCGGAGGCCCTGCACGCGCTGGGCGCGACCGAGGTGGACGCCGAACTGGCGGTCGCGACGCTGGGTTCGGTGCTGAAGTACCGGGAGGACGCGGAGCGGGCCCGCGGGCTCGATCTGTCGGCGATCCTCGCGGCGCGAGGGGTGTGA
- a CDS encoding vWA domain-containing protein produces MRGVDASAVVVGFARALRAAGVDAGPDRVQAFLGALTLLAPGLRSDVYWAGRLTLCGSRDDLERYERVFAAYFGAQGDGVPKGAAPATRLRMVVRDPGSAPPTATRAAEDGVPTPVLADSTDVLRHRDFAGLTAAEREQLRRLLAAFRLRGEVRRSARRHPARRGSVDPRRTVRELLRRGGEPARLRRHARAERPRQVVLLVDVSGSMAPYADALLRFAHAASHGTRTEVFTIGTRLTRVTRELAHRDPDTAMAALSAAVPDWRGGTRLGEMLRAFLDRWGRRGMARGAVVVLLSDGWERGDPALLAAQMRRLHRLAHRVIWANPRKARPGYAPLAAGMAAALPSVDAFVEGHSLAALERLAAVVRGADS; encoded by the coding sequence GTGAGGGGCGTCGACGCGTCCGCCGTGGTCGTCGGTTTCGCCCGTGCGCTGCGCGCGGCCGGTGTCGACGCGGGGCCCGACCGTGTCCAGGCCTTCCTCGGCGCGCTCACTCTCCTCGCACCGGGCCTGCGCTCCGACGTGTACTGGGCCGGGCGGCTCACACTGTGCGGAAGCCGGGACGATCTGGAGCGGTACGAGCGGGTCTTCGCCGCGTACTTCGGCGCGCAGGGCGACGGGGTGCCGAAAGGGGCCGCTCCCGCGACCCGGCTGCGCATGGTCGTCCGCGATCCCGGTTCCGCTCCGCCCACGGCGACGCGGGCCGCGGAGGACGGCGTACCGACACCGGTGCTGGCCGACTCCACCGACGTACTGCGCCACCGGGACTTCGCCGGGCTCACGGCGGCCGAACGGGAGCAACTGCGGCGGCTGCTGGCCGCTTTCCGCCTGCGCGGCGAGGTACGGCGCTCCGCGCGGCGGCACCCGGCCCGGCGCGGGAGCGTCGATCCGCGGCGTACCGTACGGGAGTTGCTGCGGCGGGGCGGTGAGCCGGCCCGGCTGCGGCGGCACGCCCGGGCCGAGCGCCCGCGCCAGGTCGTGCTGCTCGTGGATGTGAGCGGCTCGATGGCCCCGTACGCGGACGCGCTGCTGCGGTTCGCGCACGCGGCCTCGCACGGCACCCGTACGGAGGTGTTCACGATCGGCACCCGGCTCACCCGGGTGACCCGCGAGCTCGCGCACCGCGACCCCGACACAGCGATGGCGGCACTCTCGGCGGCGGTCCCGGACTGGCGCGGCGGCACCCGGCTCGGCGAGATGCTGCGGGCCTTCCTGGACCGCTGGGGCCGGCGGGGCATGGCGCGCGGCGCGGTCGTGGTGCTGCTCTCGGACGGCTGGGAGCGTGGCGATCCTGCCCTGCTCGCGGCCCAGATGCGACGCTTGCACCGGCTCGCGCACCGGGTGATCTGGGCCAATCCGCGCAAGGCCCGCCCCGGTTACGCACCCCTGGCCGCCGGAATGGCGGCGGCGCTGCCGAGCGTGGACGCGTTCGTCGAGGGGCACAGTCTGGCCGCGCTGGAGCGTCTGGCGGCGGTGGTGAGAGGAGCGGACTCTTGA
- a CDS encoding XdhC/CoxI family protein: MRDILPALNEWYAAGSPFGLATVVSVSRSAPRDPGAAMAVGPGDEVVGSVSGGCVEGAVFELAQEVVESGEARLETFGYSDEDAFAVGLTCGGEITLLVRRVSPADDPAFGAVAESVTAGRPVTVATVIDGPVPLGATLAVWPDEESGPSGWVSGSLGSTGLDVAVTADARGELAQGATIRRHYGPHGERREDTVTVFLNSFAPPPRMLVFGAIDYAAAVARIGAFLGYRVTVCDARPVFATPKRFPEDVEVVVDWPHRYLSGTTTDARTVICVLTHDPKFDVPLLEEALRRPAAYIGAMGSRRTHDDRMKRLAEAGLSERDLSRLRSPVGLDLGARTPEEVAVSVAAEIVALRWGGSGAPLTATGGAIHPR; this comes from the coding sequence ATGCGTGACATCCTCCCGGCGCTGAACGAGTGGTACGCGGCGGGGTCCCCGTTCGGGCTCGCCACGGTGGTCTCGGTCAGCCGCAGCGCGCCGCGCGACCCGGGCGCGGCCATGGCCGTGGGCCCCGGCGACGAGGTCGTGGGCAGCGTGTCCGGCGGCTGCGTGGAGGGCGCGGTCTTCGAGCTGGCCCAGGAGGTCGTGGAGTCCGGAGAGGCGCGGCTGGAGACCTTCGGATACAGCGACGAGGACGCGTTCGCCGTCGGGCTCACCTGCGGCGGCGAGATCACCCTGCTCGTCCGCCGGGTGTCCCCCGCCGACGACCCGGCCTTCGGGGCGGTGGCCGAGTCGGTGACCGCGGGCCGGCCGGTGACCGTGGCGACGGTGATCGACGGGCCCGTCCCGCTCGGGGCCACGCTCGCCGTGTGGCCGGACGAGGAGTCGGGGCCCTCGGGCTGGGTGTCGGGCTCCCTCGGGTCGACGGGTCTGGACGTGGCCGTCACCGCCGACGCACGCGGCGAACTGGCCCAGGGCGCCACGATCCGGCGGCACTACGGCCCGCACGGCGAACGCCGCGAGGACACCGTCACCGTCTTCCTCAACTCCTTCGCGCCACCGCCCCGCATGCTGGTGTTCGGCGCGATCGACTACGCGGCCGCGGTGGCCCGTATCGGCGCGTTCCTCGGCTACCGGGTCACGGTGTGCGACGCCCGCCCGGTCTTCGCCACGCCGAAACGGTTCCCGGAGGACGTGGAGGTCGTCGTGGACTGGCCGCACCGCTATCTGAGCGGTACGACGACCGACGCGCGCACCGTGATCTGCGTCCTCACCCACGACCCGAAGTTCGACGTGCCGCTGCTGGAGGAGGCGCTGCGCCGCCCGGCCGCGTACATCGGGGCGATGGGCAGCCGTCGTACGCACGACGACCGGATGAAGCGGCTGGCCGAGGCCGGTCTGTCGGAACGCGACCTGTCCCGGCTGCGCTCACCCGTCGGGCTCGACCTCGGGGCGCGTACGCCCGAGGAGGTGGCCGTGTCCGTCGCCGCGGAGATCGTCGCGCTGCGGTGGGGCGGCAGCGGAGCGCCCCTGACGGCGACGGGCGGGGCGATTCATCCGAGGTAG
- a CDS encoding SRPBCC family protein translates to MDLHHEFTVPVPLQDAWRVLLDIERVAPCMPGAMVEDFDGKTVTGSVKVKVGPITLTYRGTAVFEEQDEAAHRLVLTASGKEARGQGTARARVTGTLSERDGGTAVSVRTDLTVTGRPAQFGRGVMAEVGDKLVGRFAACLSERLEESGPLEDPGRLEEPGRLEESGRPEASGRLREPGRLQESELLNEPTVAVRSEAEPIDLIRTAGMPVAKRLVVAVAAAVVAALVFMRVRRRRRP, encoded by the coding sequence ATGGATCTGCACCACGAGTTCACGGTCCCCGTCCCGCTCCAGGACGCCTGGCGGGTGCTCCTCGACATCGAACGGGTGGCGCCGTGCATGCCGGGCGCGATGGTGGAGGACTTCGACGGCAAGACCGTGACCGGCTCGGTGAAGGTGAAGGTCGGCCCGATCACACTGACCTACCGGGGCACCGCCGTCTTCGAGGAGCAGGACGAGGCCGCGCACCGCTTGGTGCTGACCGCGAGCGGCAAGGAGGCGCGCGGCCAGGGCACCGCACGGGCCAGGGTCACGGGCACGCTCAGCGAACGCGACGGCGGCACGGCCGTCTCGGTGCGGACCGATCTGACGGTGACGGGGCGCCCGGCACAGTTCGGTCGCGGCGTGATGGCGGAGGTGGGCGACAAGCTGGTCGGCCGGTTCGCGGCCTGCCTCTCCGAGCGCCTGGAGGAATCCGGCCCACTCGAAGACCCTGGACGCCTCGAAGAACCTGGGCGACTCGAAGAATCCGGCCGACCGGAGGCATCCGGCCGGCTTCGGGAGCCCGGTCGGCTTCAGGAGTCGGAGCTGCTCAACGAGCCGACGGTGGCGGTGCGTTCCGAGGCGGAGCCGATCGACCTGATCAGGACGGCCGGGATGCCGGTCGCCAAGCGGCTGGTGGTGGCGGTCGCCGCGGCCGTCGTGGCTGCGCTGGTGTTCATGCGCGTACGACGCCGTCGGCGCCCCTGA